Genomic DNA from Syntrophales bacterium:
TGGTCATAATCCGCGACAATGACAACATCGTATTCCGGTAAACGCTCTTCCAGGATATTACACAGTATATTTTCTTCATCCGGGTTCAACTGTTCACCATTAAGTTTATAGACCCCTAAAAGTTTAGCTAAGGAATAACTGTCCACAAAACGGCGTTTAACAATAGTGGGAGATTCAGATTTGTAAACGAACAAGGGGTCAATATTCGCTTTTAAGGTATTCCTCACAAAGTCTTCTTCGGTCTTTTCGGCGCCAAGATAACATGCCACTGAAACACTGTCACAAAAATCAGCCAGGTGATTGGCAATGGCGAGGGCGCCTCCGGCATACCGCTCTTTCGAAAGGTATTTCATAACCAGTACGGATTCCTTTCCCGATTTGCCCATAGATTCGCAATAGACGTATTCGTCAATAATTGCTTCGCCGATTACCAGAACCTTTAACTCACGGAGATTTTCAATCTGACTGAGAATATCGTCCGGCGAATACTTACGGCGAAAATCGTGCAGATACCGGTTGGTCTCCTCATCGAATGACGGTATGATACTGTTGATTAAGTGCGAAGAACTAAAGGTAATATCTTCGGTAAAGCGAATTTCGCCGCCTATGGATTGAACAGCCTCTGCTTCATCTTTAATCTTGCCGGTTATATCATCCTTGCTGTCTTTATAGTCAGAACCCTTGACATAGAAATCCGGTTTCAGGAGCTTAATTGTTTCAACGGCTGTAGGCCACTGGTTGACCGCCACATAGTCAACACAATCCAGGGCAGCAAGAGACTCGGCACGGAGGTGTTCAGTGAATGCGGGGCGATTCGGCCCTTTGTTAACATGATGGTCCTGCGTGACCGTGACAACCAGCGTGTCTCCCATTTTTTTTGCATGTTCAAGATACCGGATATGACCCACATGCAACAGGTCGAATACGCCGTGGCAGTGCACGATTTTGTTGCCCTCACTTCGTAATGATGACAGCAGCTCAGCCAGTTCATTAAGCGGTTTGATCTTTTTTTTGTAACGCATGATGGTTTCCTAACGTTTAACTTTCTTTATTTTCTACCATGTCCATCCAATGATGCAGGATCGCTGCATGGCATGTTTCGGCGTAGCCGTATGTTTCAGCAGGAACATAAATGTTGAGGTCCCCTGATGATCTAAGCGGATTTTCTGATGACATGGCTGAAAGGGTTATAATCTTCAAGCCGATTTCCCGGGCAACTTCGACGGCGTTCAAGATATTTTTCGAGGCACCGGAACTGCTTATGGCCACAAGCATATCTCCTTTTTTAGCGCGACGTCGCAAAGGTTCCGCGAATACCCACTCATAGCCCATATCATTCGATATAGCAGTGATAAGAGAAAGGTCAGAGAAAACCTCTGTGTGCAGATGGGCGTTCTTTGCAAGGTCAGCGGCAAAGTGACTGGCCATGGAGGCGCTGGCACCGTTGCCAATGAGGTAGATAGATCGCTTTTTCTCTCTCACATCAATCGTCAATTCCTGCCAAATCCGAAACCCTTCATCAACGCTGTATTCGGTGCCATCGTATCCCAAGAAGGAAATCCCATGTAGAATACTGCTCAATTTATCAATTTCTTGTTTCCAGAGTGTCATAGTGGGTTTGTCTGGTTCATTTGGTCTGAGAAATAGTGGGGTCAGGCTTTCCTTATTGTCGTTATTGGTCGGGTTGCGGGTTACGAGTTGCGTGTTGGCTGTCTGGGTACACGATCCCGATTTGATGGGACTAAATCGGGTCATGTCCCCGTGCCCTATTTCCCTAAACTACAACCAGCTGGTGTTTCGGCAGCAGCTCGCGGAGTGTGTAATGCCGGTGGAGGCTGGCGGCCTGGTAGAAGTGGTACACTTCGCTTGCGGCGGCTTTTTCCGGTTTGTCCATTGCGGGGAAATGATCTCTTTGTTTATTCCATGGCTCAGGGTCATAATGGGGGATTTCCTCGCCGGGTTTTATTCCAAGCTGTCCTTTGGTGAAGGCTGTCCGCCATTTTTCGGACCGCTCTGCTTTTCCGTTTTGAAATGAGAGGATATCTCTCACGCGTTCTTCAACTGTGCTGAAATCAACGCCGCCTGTGCCGTCGTCATGGCCTGCGCTGGGCGCCAGGAATCTTTGAAACATATTGTGCAGTTTTTCGCATGCTTCAAGGTATGCCTCCGCATTGTTATGCTCAGATTTTTCGGACGATTGCTCATATTCGAAACTCCATTGAAGATAGGGAAGATCGGGCAGGGTCGCCACTGCTCCATGTCCCAGGGCGCCTGATGCTATCTCGGCGCCATCGC
This window encodes:
- a CDS encoding PfkB family carbohydrate kinase, which encodes MRYKKKIKPLNELAELLSSLRSEGNKIVHCHGVFDLLHVGHIRYLEHAKKMGDTLVVTVTQDHHVNKGPNRPAFTEHLRAESLAALDCVDYVAVNQWPTAVETIKLLKPDFYVKGSDYKDSKDDITGKIKDEAEAVQSIGGEIRFTEDITFSSSHLINSIIPSFDEETNRYLHDFRRKYSPDDILSQIENLRELKVLVIGEAIIDEYVYCESMGKSGKESVLVMKYLSKERYAGGALAIANHLADFCDSVSVACYLGAEKTEEDFVRNTLKANIDPLFVYKSESPTIVKRRFVDSYSLAKLLGVYKLNGEQLNPDEENILCNILEERLPEYDVVIVADYDHGLLTPNVIDLLTNKSRFLAVNTQINAANMGFHAISKYAHADYVCIHEGEIRLDRRSRKGDLKDLVHDLANRMGDPSIMITRGSNGSLFYRKDEGFTSCPAFAVKVVDRIGAGDAVLALTAVMSADSIPADVINFVGNLVGADAVSIVGNERSIDRVKLLKSITGLMK
- a CDS encoding SIS domain-containing protein; amino-acid sequence: MTRFSPIKSGSCTQTANTQLVTRNPTNNDNKESLTPLFLRPNEPDKPTMTLWKQEIDKLSSILHGISFLGYDGTEYSVDEGFRIWQELTIDVREKKRSIYLIGNGASASMASHFAADLAKNAHLHTEVFSDLSLITAISNDMGYEWVFAEPLRRRAKKGDMLVAISSSGASKNILNAVEVAREIGLKIITLSAMSSENPLRSSGDLNIYVPAETYGYAETCHAAILHHWMDMVENKES